The following proteins are co-located in the Oryzias melastigma strain HK-1 linkage group LG8, ASM292280v2, whole genome shotgun sequence genome:
- the LOC112146725 gene encoding mitochondrial dynamics protein MID51-like, whose translation MRLCLQERLWEFYQKHVNIPAEEQTVARRAALDICAELRVFLHAKLPDMPLREMYLSGSLYDDLQVVTADHAQLMVPLVLEKDLWSSIPEEDTIMNVPGFWLVRRENLKYL comes from the exons ATGCGTCTGTGTCTGCAGGAGCGCCTGTGGGAGTTCTACCAAAAACACGTCAACATCCCGGCTGAGGAGCAGACCGTGGCCAGGAGGGCGGCGCTGGACATCTGTGCGGAGCTGAGAGTGTTCCTTCACGCCAAGCTGCCCGACATGCCACTCAGAGAGATGTACCTGAGTGGAAGCCTGTACGACGACCTCCAG GTGGTGACGGCGGACCACGCCCAGCTGATGGTGCCTCTGGTCTTGGAGAAGGATCTGTGGTCGTCTATTCCAGAAGAGGACACGATCATGAACGTCCCTGGTTTTTGGCTCGTCCGCAGGGAGAACTTGAAATATTTGTga
- the LOC112145916 gene encoding girdin-like — MSHVEEFQEVDVSTEELKQITERLMEQNDALNKHVENICKKLQKRKDLDASHKDLKKSRKAAIKENKRLVKQVESLRVDVEKQTHVEQMCEEERIKTSQVSESNQELRTVIEALQSKLQQLKEMKKDISGFKSEQKILEQEKRALQSQLKKLQKKIDRKAHLEPDLKKEFDDFQALTQQTEELRQSLQELQNQNEEQKRMEENYPSMTQERLQLTDLKAQLEKEISDQRQQKEETRQLIVRREEEKRQLELLQEQTNVLTAERNALTEELKHREALESECNEKQAETNDLVIQFFNLELNVAELKRIISAFDEVKEKLKVAKEENLKKKNQIDLYCKEIQDLKVQIQAPQQEVAALKTEIKDLQEKNKELKEVQAEYQRISEEKSKLEDKKKQLQEEVSHLKQQQEDVCKLAGQYNKVLDKLGPLREETKDLKDEKDMLTDLLKQRQLLEADYEEIKAETDHVAEENFNLHVEVDDLHKKISNLKHMKERVVEAKETNLKAKKEQELLQKLIQDLQVQIQAPQQEVAALETEIKDLQKENKELKEVQAEYQRISEEKSKLEDKKKQLQEEVSHLKQQQEDVCKLAGQYNNVLDKLGPLREETKDLKDQKEILTDLLKQRQLLETDYEEIKAETDHVAEENFNLHVEVDDLQKKLHALDDVNDRVLKAKEENLNEKHEHDLLQKELEDLQVELTGRRDE, encoded by the coding sequence ATGTCCCACGTTGAAGAATTTCAAGAGGTGGATGTTTCCACTGAAGAACTGAAACAAATCACAGAGAGACTTATGGAGCAAAACGACGCTTTGAACAAACATGTTGAGAACATTTGcaagaaattgcaaaaaaggAAAGACTTGGATGCTTCACACAAAGACCTGAAAAAATCACGGAAAGCTGCtatcaaggaaaacaaaagactggTGAAGCAGGTGGAGAGTCTAAGAGTGGACGTTGAAAAGCAGACCCACGTGGAACAAATGTGTGAAGAGGAGAGGATAAAAACCTCTCAGGTCTCTGAAAGTAACCAGGAGCTGAGGACAGTAATTGAAGCACTTCAGTCCAAACTTCAGCaactgaaagaaatgaaaaaagacatttctggcTTCAAGTCTGAACAAAAAATTCTGGAACAAGAGAAGCGAGCTCTGCAATCTCAACTGAAGAAACTCCAGAAAAAGATTGACCGCAAAGCACACCTGGAACcggatttgaaaaaagaatttgATGACTTCCAGGCTTTGACTCAACAAACTGAGGAACTAAGGCAAAGCCTTCAGGAGTTGCAAAACCAAAATGAGGAACAGAAGAGGATGGAAGAGAACTATCCTTCAATGACACAAGAACGGTTACAACTCACAGATCTGAAGGCTCAACTGGAAAAAGAGATTTCTGATCAGAGACAGCAGAAGGAGGAAACACGTCAGCTGATTGTTCGAcgtgaggaggagaagagacaACTGGAATTGCTTCAAGAACAAACAAACGTTCTCACAGCAGAAAGAAACGCTCTGACAGAAGAACTGAAACACCGAGAAGCTCTGGAGTCTGAATGTAACGAGAAACAAGCAGAAACAAACGACTTGGTGATACAATTTTTCAACCTTGAACTCAATGTTGCGGAGCTGAAGAGAATTATTTCAGCGTTTGACGAGGTGAAAGAAAAACTCAAGGTTGCAAAAGaggaaaatttgaagaaaaagaatcaaataGACCTTTACTGCAAAGAAATCCAAGACCTGAAGGTTCAGATACAAGCTCCACAACAGGAAGTCGCTGCTCTAAAGACAGAAATCAAAGATCTCCAGGAGAAAAATAAGGAACTGAAAGAGGTTCAAGCTGAATATCAGAGAATCTCTGAAGAAAAGTCCAAACTGGAAGATaagaagaagcagcttcaggAGGAGGTTTCTCATCTGAAACAGCAGCAAGAGGACGTTTGTAAACTGGCAGGTCAATATAACAAGGTACTAGACAAACTAGGACCCCTTCGAGAGGAAACTAAGGACCTCAAAGATGAAAAAGACATGCTGACTGATCTTCTGAAACAGCGGCAACTTCTGGAGGCTGACTACGAggagataaaagcagaaactgaccATGTGGCAGAAGAAAACTTCAACCTTCATGTTGAAGTTGATGATCTGCATAAGAAgatttcaaatttgaaacataTGAAGGAGAGAGTGGTAGAAGCAAAGGAGACAAAtttgaaagcaaagaaagaaCAGGAGCTTCTCCAGAAGCTAATCCAAGACCTGCAGGTTCAGATACAAGCTCCCCAACAGGAAGTCGCTGCTCTAGAGACAGAAATCAAAGATCTCCAGAAGGAAAATAAGGAACTGAAAGAGGTTCAAGCTGAATATCAGAGAATCTCTGAAGAAAAGTCCAAACTGGAAGACaagaagaagcagcttcaggAGGAGGTTTCTCATCTGAAACAGCAGCAAGAGGACGTTTGTAAACTGGCAGGTCAATATAACAACGTACTAGACAAACTAGGACCCCTTCGAGAGGAAACTAAGGACCTCAAAGACCAAAAAGAAATCCTGACTGATCTTCTGAAACAGCGGCAACTTCTGGAGACTGACTATGAggagataaaagcagaaactgaccACGTGGCAGAAGAAAACTTCAACCTTCATGTTGAAGTTGATGATCTGCAGAAGAAGCTTCATGCCTTGGATGATGTGAACGACAGAGTTTTAAAAGCGAAGGAggaaaatttgaatgaaaaacatgaacatgacCTTCTCCAAAAGGAACTCGAAGACCTGCAGGTTGAGCTGACAGGAAGAAGAGACGAATGA